A stretch of Myxococcus hansupus DNA encodes these proteins:
- a CDS encoding aldo/keto reductase, with amino-acid sequence MAQTKLEARKPLGSTGIQVSPLNLGGNVFGWTADEPTSFAVLDAFLEGGGNFIDTADVYSSWVPGNRGGESETLIGKWMKARGARDRVVIATKVGSQTELGKGLGREHIQRSVEASLRRLQVDTIDLYYAHYEDLGTPVDETMAAFDALVRTGKVRALGASNHSPKQLTDSLEASKRNNLARYTVLQPHYNLVERKTYESTLRDICEREGLVVAPYFALASGFLTGKYRKDQPPPKSARAEGVLKKYGNARGWAVIDALEEVTRRHPGANFAQVALAWLAAQPTIVAPIASATSVQQTQELLGAFTLQLTAEDLRTLDIASSREA; translated from the coding sequence ATGGCACAGACGAAACTCGAAGCACGCAAGCCCCTGGGGTCGACGGGGATTCAGGTCTCCCCGCTGAACCTGGGTGGAAACGTCTTTGGATGGACGGCCGATGAGCCCACCTCGTTCGCGGTGCTCGATGCCTTCCTCGAAGGCGGCGGCAACTTCATCGACACGGCGGACGTGTATTCGAGCTGGGTCCCCGGCAATCGCGGCGGTGAGTCAGAGACGCTCATCGGCAAGTGGATGAAGGCGCGTGGCGCCAGGGACCGCGTCGTCATCGCCACCAAGGTCGGCTCGCAGACGGAGCTGGGCAAGGGCCTGGGCCGCGAGCACATCCAGCGCAGCGTGGAGGCGTCACTGCGCCGCCTGCAGGTGGACACCATCGACCTCTACTACGCCCACTACGAGGACCTGGGCACGCCGGTGGACGAGACGATGGCGGCCTTCGACGCGCTGGTGCGCACGGGCAAGGTCCGCGCGCTGGGCGCGAGCAACCACTCCCCCAAGCAGCTCACCGACTCGCTGGAGGCCTCCAAGCGGAACAACCTCGCCCGGTACACGGTGCTGCAACCGCACTACAACCTCGTCGAGCGCAAGACCTACGAGTCGACCCTCCGGGACATCTGCGAGCGCGAGGGGCTGGTGGTGGCGCCCTACTTCGCGCTGGCCTCGGGCTTCCTGACGGGCAAGTACCGCAAGGACCAGCCGCCTCCGAAGTCGGCGCGGGCCGAGGGCGTCCTGAAGAAGTACGGCAACGCCCGCGGCTGGGCCGTGATTGACGCCCTGGAGGAGGTGACGCGCCGCCACCCTGGCGCCAACTTCGCCCAGGTCGCGCTCGCGTGGCTCGCCGCGCAGCCCACCATCGTGGCGCCCATCGCGAGCGCGACGTCCGTTCAGCAGACCCAGGAACTGCTGGGGGCGTTCACGTTGCAACTGACGGCGGAGGACCTCCGCACGCTCGACATTGCGTCCTCACGCGAGGCCTGA
- the rraA gene encoding ribonuclease E activity regulator RraA gives MSAFTNFKTADLCDAHAGTAQFQIAEPGFHDYGGVRTFAGPISTVRAPEDNSLVRKALEEPGKGRVLVVDGGGSRRCALVGDQLALLAQQNGWAGVVVNGCIRDAEDVGRMPIGVKALGTHPLKSLKRNEGQRDVEVRFAGVVFRPGHYVYADLDGIIVSESPLS, from the coding sequence ATGAGCGCGTTCACGAACTTCAAGACGGCGGACCTCTGTGATGCCCACGCGGGCACAGCGCAGTTCCAAATCGCCGAGCCCGGGTTCCATGACTACGGCGGCGTCCGGACCTTCGCGGGCCCCATCAGCACGGTGCGCGCACCCGAGGACAACTCCCTCGTGCGCAAGGCCCTGGAGGAGCCCGGCAAGGGCCGCGTGCTGGTGGTGGACGGAGGAGGCAGCCGCCGCTGCGCGCTCGTGGGAGACCAGCTCGCGCTGCTCGCCCAGCAGAATGGCTGGGCGGGCGTGGTGGTGAATGGCTGCATCCGCGACGCCGAGGACGTGGGCCGCATGCCCATTGGCGTCAAGGCGCTGGGCACGCATCCGCTCAAGAGCCTCAAGCGCAACGAAGGCCAGCGGGATGTGGAGGTCCGCTTCGCCGGCGTCGTCTTCCGCCCCGGCCACTACGTCTACGCGGACCTGGACGGCATCATCGTCTCCGAATCACCGCTGAGCTGA
- a CDS encoding HBL/NHE enterotoxin family protein has protein sequence MTASLSPPDSLTQGVTSTNAAVPQIDGAVASILALAVPDGSELANLPADVNQARSDAALWTSTYRPLVLSSLQGVVDFSSTFDAAYEQLSPLSVRIAAGDSTAIAPFQAQLQQLQDATRATAQATAAVASQLVDYETKLDADIAILNGDQAQLQSMQSQYQQEAQVTSEEAAQVDEELREYEGKRALAVLQGQIVYAEFLHLIDMLTGESDELHSEEDSLNSEAYEASAEARSAGEASSEVAQYQTFLSGLFAGVSALDAGWNTLDANFTELLSSEDITTYGIFTPSLLQAVKADWDNLATQARGLL, from the coding sequence ATGACCGCATCCCTGTCCCCACCGGACTCCCTGACCCAGGGAGTCACGTCCACCAACGCCGCCGTCCCGCAGATTGACGGAGCCGTCGCATCCATCCTCGCGCTCGCCGTGCCGGATGGAAGCGAACTCGCCAACCTCCCCGCCGACGTCAATCAGGCGCGCTCCGACGCCGCGCTCTGGACGTCGACCTATCGCCCGCTCGTGCTGTCCTCCCTGCAGGGTGTCGTCGACTTCTCCAGCACGTTCGACGCGGCCTACGAGCAGCTCTCGCCGCTGTCCGTGCGCATCGCCGCGGGTGACTCGACCGCGATTGCGCCCTTCCAGGCCCAGCTCCAACAACTCCAGGACGCCACACGCGCCACCGCCCAGGCGACGGCCGCCGTCGCGAGCCAGCTCGTGGATTACGAGACGAAGCTCGACGCGGACATCGCCATCCTCAATGGCGACCAGGCCCAGCTCCAATCCATGCAGAGCCAGTATCAGCAGGAGGCGCAGGTCACCTCCGAGGAAGCCGCACAGGTGGACGAGGAGCTGCGGGAGTACGAAGGGAAGCGGGCCCTCGCCGTGCTTCAAGGCCAGATTGTCTACGCCGAGTTCCTCCACCTCATCGACATGTTGACGGGCGAGTCCGACGAACTGCACAGCGAGGAGGACTCGCTCAATTCGGAGGCCTACGAAGCATCGGCCGAGGCACGCAGCGCGGGAGAGGCCAGCTCCGAGGTGGCCCAATACCAGACCTTCCTCAGCGGACTCTTCGCGGGCGTCAGCGCGCTCGACGCGGGCTGGAACACGCTCGACGCGAACTTCACCGAGCTGCTCTCGAGTGAAGACATCACCACCTACGGCATCTTCACCCCTTCGCTGCTCCAAGCGGTGAAGGCGGATTGGGACAACCTGGCCACGCAGGCGCGCGGCCTGCTGTGA
- a CDS encoding HBL/NHE enterotoxin family protein, with the protein MSTNTATTSDDSGDSTPPDIGGTDVGNSATATQTAASIMQMYVNVVLQTPTINLPSQVDSLTSSNVVEQLPVDQANAQSHARYYLQTLNPQMVSLLASIIGYGNQWTAMYRQLVYLATHIDEGNNQQQFIDGLNLLIQKCNEGVDQANATASALTTFSTDMLDADVAAFNLDYGYVNQAYGLGSTEETELQSRITADQKAMDTACWVMAGAGIGVVVGGVAVVVGIAGFVESAGTSAALVVGGFALAGAAATGGAVAFSDWQSANKDLMEATAELNQDEAFMTAMTTAMNNINSLSSACAQASAAVQGLSSSWTSLASDLNETVKALQDTEDASSWLVSMLNAANADWQTTLALAETLQANGTLPVTTETDNG; encoded by the coding sequence ATGAGCACCAACACAGCGACGACCAGTGACGATTCGGGCGACTCGACTCCGCCGGACATCGGCGGCACGGACGTGGGGAACAGCGCGACGGCGACGCAGACCGCGGCGTCCATCATGCAGATGTACGTGAACGTCGTGCTCCAGACGCCCACCATCAACCTGCCCTCGCAGGTCGACTCCCTGACGAGCTCCAACGTCGTGGAGCAACTGCCGGTGGACCAGGCGAACGCGCAAAGCCACGCCCGGTACTACCTGCAGACGCTCAACCCGCAGATGGTGTCGCTGCTCGCCAGCATCATCGGCTACGGGAATCAGTGGACCGCGATGTACCGGCAACTGGTGTACCTCGCGACGCACATCGACGAGGGAAACAACCAGCAGCAGTTCATCGACGGCCTCAACCTCCTCATCCAGAAGTGCAACGAAGGCGTCGACCAGGCCAATGCCACGGCGTCCGCCCTCACGACGTTCTCCACGGACATGCTGGACGCGGACGTGGCGGCCTTCAACCTGGATTACGGCTACGTCAACCAGGCCTATGGCCTCGGAAGCACGGAGGAGACGGAGCTCCAGAGCCGCATCACGGCGGACCAGAAGGCCATGGACACCGCGTGCTGGGTGATGGCCGGCGCGGGAATCGGCGTGGTCGTGGGCGGCGTCGCCGTGGTGGTGGGCATCGCGGGCTTCGTCGAGTCAGCGGGCACCTCCGCGGCACTGGTGGTGGGTGGTTTCGCCCTCGCGGGAGCCGCCGCCACCGGAGGGGCCGTGGCCTTCTCCGACTGGCAGTCCGCGAACAAGGACCTCATGGAGGCGACGGCCGAGCTGAATCAGGACGAGGCCTTCATGACCGCGATGACCACGGCGATGAACAACATCAACAGCCTCTCGAGTGCCTGCGCCCAGGCCTCCGCCGCGGTGCAGGGGCTGTCCTCGAGCTGGACCTCGCTGGCATCGGACCTGAATGAGACCGTCAAGGCACTCCAGGACACCGAGGACGCCTCGTCGTGGCTGGTGTCGATGCTCAACGCCGCCAACGCGGACTGGCAGACGACGCTCGCCCTGGCCGAGACGCTCCAGGCCAACGGGACCCTGCCGGTCACGACGGAGACGGACAATGGCTGA
- a CDS encoding HBL/NHE enterotoxin family protein, whose protein sequence is MADAFSPQQVAAALSNLAASAAPLQMYAQTLLQQPVVSMDEVPSLATDLQEAHAVSRFCVDSVLPQAFRVDAAAIGFSNQLLAMYPEFLVLARQIDGGGPASQDATARFIEGLELLCKNLTQQGPAIADLAAQASALSTRAAQVSTKLTADAQAAAGSQEIADLQQQINDTLAAIDADCQVISNGMSGTNKALVKLAIQEFNLEDDAKAGVKAFVGFILDVANENSAVIEAQNDIQRQLKTLASLYAQISPLLVEAAVAQNAASEAALFSTNATRTQQAALALGQAWLALQQGFESLAAALQSGTATEPLAPQLSDCQAAWEALLDGCKSWQTIGLFPVTVLPPQDAAAA, encoded by the coding sequence ATGGCTGATGCCTTCTCGCCTCAGCAGGTGGCTGCCGCGCTCTCCAACCTCGCGGCCTCCGCGGCGCCATTGCAGATGTACGCCCAGACGCTCCTCCAGCAGCCCGTGGTGAGCATGGACGAGGTTCCCAGCCTCGCCACGGACCTGCAGGAAGCGCATGCGGTGTCCCGGTTTTGCGTCGACTCCGTGCTCCCGCAGGCCTTTCGCGTGGATGCCGCCGCCATCGGGTTCAGCAACCAGCTCCTGGCCATGTATCCCGAGTTCCTCGTACTCGCCCGACAGATTGACGGTGGAGGCCCCGCCAGTCAGGACGCGACGGCCCGCTTCATCGAGGGCCTGGAGCTGCTGTGCAAGAACCTCACGCAGCAGGGGCCCGCCATCGCGGACCTCGCCGCCCAGGCCTCGGCACTGTCGACGCGAGCAGCACAGGTCTCCACGAAGCTGACCGCGGATGCCCAGGCCGCCGCGGGGAGCCAGGAGATCGCGGACCTCCAGCAGCAGATCAACGACACGCTCGCGGCCATCGACGCGGACTGCCAGGTGATTTCCAATGGCATGTCCGGCACGAACAAGGCCCTGGTCAAGCTGGCCATCCAGGAGTTCAACCTCGAGGATGACGCGAAGGCGGGCGTGAAGGCCTTCGTCGGCTTCATCCTGGATGTGGCGAACGAGAACTCGGCGGTCATCGAGGCGCAGAACGACATCCAGCGTCAGCTCAAGACGCTGGCGAGCCTCTACGCGCAGATCAGCCCGCTGCTCGTCGAGGCGGCGGTCGCGCAGAACGCCGCGTCCGAGGCCGCGCTCTTCTCCACCAACGCGACGCGGACGCAGCAGGCGGCCCTGGCGCTGGGGCAGGCGTGGCTGGCACTCCAGCAGGGTTTCGAGTCGCTCGCGGCGGCGCTGCAGTCGGGAACCGCGACGGAGCCGCTGGCGCCCCAACTGTCGGACTGCCAGGCGGCTTGGGAAGCGCTCCTGGATGGCTGCAAGAGCTGGCAGACCATCGGGCTCTTCCCGGTGACGGTGTTGCCGCCGCAAGACGCCGCGGCGGCGTGA
- a CDS encoding M57 family metalloprotease — protein sequence MFKQMAVLTVTCSALLVGCGSDAQTEQEEIVSNLIEAGFPANDIQIADDAVLVGGDGLVSLAASREMILVPEGGLEQYRSFNIVGPSVTKICVNPTVWFDGYPLMSQGLDLAIANYNALGLRITFARGPTTGCTANIIAKTNTLPGGQSIAAFPSNGLPGWIVDINIGVNAYPLNVSEQIITHELGHALGLRHSDYYNTSISCGRPYPDPEPDPENVGAVHIPGTPTAATPGGSVMNSCPSLEDSGNFTSGDTAALTYLYGW from the coding sequence ATGTTCAAGCAGATGGCAGTCCTCACCGTAACGTGTAGCGCATTGCTGGTCGGCTGCGGTTCCGACGCGCAGACCGAGCAAGAGGAGATCGTCTCCAATCTCATCGAGGCTGGGTTTCCGGCCAATGACATCCAGATCGCTGACGATGCCGTGCTCGTCGGAGGCGATGGCTTGGTGTCGCTCGCGGCCTCCCGTGAGATGATCCTGGTTCCCGAGGGGGGCCTCGAGCAGTACCGCTCGTTCAACATCGTCGGTCCGAGCGTGACGAAGATCTGCGTCAACCCCACCGTCTGGTTCGACGGCTACCCCCTGATGAGCCAGGGGCTCGACCTGGCCATCGCCAACTACAATGCGCTGGGGCTCCGAATCACCTTCGCGCGAGGGCCGACGACCGGCTGCACCGCGAACATCATCGCGAAGACCAACACCCTCCCAGGTGGCCAAAGCATCGCGGCGTTCCCTTCCAATGGCCTTCCGGGTTGGATCGTCGACATCAACATCGGGGTGAACGCCTACCCTCTCAATGTCAGCGAGCAGATCATTACCCACGAACTGGGCCACGCCCTCGGCCTGCGCCACTCGGATTACTACAACACCAGCATCAGTTGCGGCCGCCCCTACCCCGACCCCGAGCCGGACCCGGAGAACGTGGGCGCCGTTCACATCCCAGGGACGCCGACCGCCGCCACCCCGGGCGGGTCGGTCATGAACTCCTGCCCCAGCCTCGAGGATTCTGGCAATTTCACCAGCGGCGACACCGCCGCGCTGACGTACCTCTACGGCTGGTAG
- a CDS encoding AraC family transcriptional regulator encodes MDALAAWSLTGRVRINGGDTMAEDEQQQGYTQWAPPAAMADAVDAFWQFWVPRHPQQGAPLRRQHRVLPDGCTDLIFDFHHAPGPAWLASSRLGIVGPMKRFVLVDLEPGAVSLGVRLRPGWAQALLGVSPRELCGLNVTVQDCAPALAQLQRRMEDCATPAHAMTLLQDTITQRWTSFRDVAKPRAVHALAHLQSCEGQVRMTALAHSLGVSERTLHRDILDEAGIAPKLLARVLRFQRAVSLLRANGGAALCDVALECGYADQAHLSRDVRELAGVSPSTLVG; translated from the coding sequence ATGGACGCGTTGGCCGCTTGGAGCCTGACAGGCCGCGTACGCATCAACGGCGGGGACACCATGGCGGAGGACGAACAGCAGCAGGGTTACACCCAGTGGGCGCCGCCCGCCGCCATGGCGGACGCGGTGGACGCGTTCTGGCAGTTCTGGGTGCCCCGCCACCCTCAACAGGGCGCGCCCCTGCGCCGGCAACACCGGGTCCTGCCTGATGGCTGCACCGACCTCATCTTCGACTTCCACCACGCCCCCGGTCCGGCATGGCTGGCCAGCTCACGGCTGGGCATCGTCGGGCCCATGAAGCGCTTCGTCCTCGTCGACCTCGAGCCCGGGGCGGTGAGCCTGGGCGTCAGGCTCCGTCCGGGCTGGGCGCAGGCCCTGCTCGGTGTCAGCCCGCGTGAGCTCTGCGGCCTCAACGTCACCGTGCAGGACTGCGCGCCCGCCCTCGCGCAGCTCCAGCGGCGGATGGAGGACTGCGCCACCCCCGCCCACGCCATGACCCTGCTCCAGGACACCATCACCCAGCGCTGGACTTCGTTCCGGGACGTCGCGAAGCCCCGCGCCGTCCACGCGCTGGCGCACCTCCAGTCCTGCGAAGGACAGGTGCGAATGACGGCGCTGGCCCACTCGCTGGGCGTGAGCGAGCGCACCCTGCACCGGGACATCCTGGACGAGGCCGGCATCGCGCCGAAGCTGCTCGCCCGCGTCCTGCGCTTCCAACGGGCGGTGTCCCTGCTGCGCGCCAACGGGGGCGCGGCCCTGTGCGACGTCGCGCTCGAATGCGGCTACGCCGACCAGGCCCATCTGTCACGAGACGTACGAGAACTCGCCGGCGTGTCCCCGAGCACACTCGTGGGATGA
- a CDS encoding VOC family protein, with amino-acid sequence MKLGYIIFYVQDVTATVAFYEKAFGLKRRFVHETGTYAEMETGTTALAFVEEGAAKDHGFTVRHLRPKEEASAVEVALVTEDVTGAYAHAVEAGAEATQAPKQKPWGQTVAYVRDLNGVLVELCTPMGG; translated from the coding sequence ATGAAACTCGGCTACATCATCTTCTACGTGCAGGACGTCACCGCGACCGTCGCCTTCTACGAGAAGGCCTTTGGCCTGAAGCGCCGCTTCGTGCACGAGACGGGCACCTACGCGGAGATGGAGACGGGCACCACCGCGCTCGCCTTCGTCGAGGAAGGTGCCGCGAAGGACCACGGCTTCACCGTGCGCCATCTCCGACCGAAGGAAGAAGCCTCCGCCGTGGAGGTCGCGCTCGTCACGGAGGACGTGACCGGCGCCTATGCGCATGCGGTGGAAGCCGGCGCCGAGGCCACGCAAGCGCCCAAGCAGAAGCCCTGGGGTCAGACGGTGGCCTACGTGCGAGACCTCAACGGCGTCCTCGTGGAGCTCTGTACACCGATGGGCGGATAA
- a CDS encoding NUDIX hydrolase: MTAGHPWEGNWKARLHERVREQGHDSLTAFADAHPAVPLHELADQLGVHDVAAVQLLSGLLAEAEQSGRVTRFVRDVFVRELADGLPDGWPAVVDDANRFDIAHVLARWTNYTPDSHKDAVQRARGVLRESPPPPGWRPRGPDDALLRTLLPDDEA; encoded by the coding sequence ATGACCGCTGGACATCCCTGGGAGGGAAACTGGAAGGCTCGTCTCCATGAACGGGTCCGCGAGCAAGGTCATGATTCCCTCACCGCCTTTGCCGATGCACACCCGGCTGTGCCGCTGCATGAACTTGCCGACCAACTTGGTGTGCATGATGTGGCAGCGGTGCAGCTACTGAGCGGACTGCTTGCCGAGGCAGAGCAGAGTGGGCGAGTCACCCGCTTTGTTCGCGATGTGTTCGTTCGAGAGTTGGCCGATGGCTTACCTGACGGCTGGCCAGCCGTCGTAGACGACGCGAACCGCTTCGACATCGCCCACGTGCTGGCGCGCTGGACCAACTACACACCGGACTCTCACAAAGATGCGGTCCAGCGTGCTCGGGGAGTGCTTCGTGAGTCTCCTCCTCCTCCTGGGTGGCGCCCGCGCGGCCCTGACGATGCGCTGCTCCGAACACTCCTTCCTGACGACGAAGCCTGA
- a CDS encoding DUF2380 domain-containing protein, with amino-acid sequence MQSAAAVRQATLDAIAEVKRSLEGIETTRARLASRPSSLGSRGFDGVFTRYIDHGSKQLTWLRGTLGSATALAGVASEVGDSGMELGILQMTGPRLQAAMFGTLLLATWVDFLQLADALLRDCPMCGSEKLFADLHRVQSKVTPTLADLSSGDSERVETAATAMPVLMGELTYEFDTIRREARSAMEVGGKVVVAAQVMELLALISTLNMSLPRPPPAASTTLGVGLVMSSGGVMAGSRLVVSAEWVEIMRRLVQAGVISLPAVSAAVRIHGGQVMMAQAHQDLPEGVREALGDSPEVRGMRVTGRAGAGMSSAPKHHVLPKEHREWFERRGFKGDMDIDRFCVRLEQSHHEAIHGGGNWKLGRMWPGEWNRMIMKLLRDAEAESGRTLTQREVLKVVAKNMKDYKVPMNFTAWRGP; translated from the coding sequence GTGCAGAGCGCCGCAGCGGTGCGTCAGGCAACCCTGGACGCCATTGCTGAGGTGAAGCGCTCTCTGGAGGGCATCGAAACTACGCGCGCTCGACTTGCGTCGCGTCCTTCCTCTCTTGGTAGCCGGGGCTTCGACGGGGTGTTTACGCGCTATATCGACCACGGCTCCAAGCAACTGACGTGGCTCCGAGGAACGCTGGGGAGTGCCACGGCGCTGGCGGGAGTGGCTTCGGAGGTGGGGGATTCAGGAATGGAACTGGGCATCCTCCAGATGACAGGGCCCCGGCTCCAGGCTGCGATGTTCGGAACCCTGCTGCTGGCCACGTGGGTGGACTTCCTGCAACTCGCTGATGCCTTGCTCCGCGACTGCCCGATGTGCGGCTCCGAGAAGCTGTTCGCGGACCTGCATCGAGTTCAAAGCAAGGTGACTCCGACGCTGGCGGACCTCTCATCGGGGGACTCGGAGCGGGTAGAGACGGCGGCGACCGCGATGCCCGTGCTGATGGGGGAGCTGACTTACGAGTTCGACACGATTCGTCGGGAGGCGCGCTCGGCCATGGAGGTGGGCGGCAAAGTCGTGGTGGCAGCGCAGGTGATGGAGCTGCTCGCCCTGATTTCCACGCTGAACATGTCACTCCCTCGGCCACCCCCAGCCGCCTCCACGACGCTCGGCGTGGGGCTCGTCATGAGTTCAGGGGGCGTCATGGCGGGCTCGCGGCTCGTCGTCTCGGCTGAGTGGGTGGAGATAATGCGCAGGCTGGTGCAGGCGGGCGTCATCTCCCTCCCAGCAGTCAGCGCGGCGGTTCGCATCCACGGTGGGCAGGTGATGATGGCCCAGGCGCACCAAGACTTGCCCGAGGGCGTGCGCGAGGCGCTGGGGGACAGTCCCGAGGTGCGCGGTATGCGGGTGACGGGTAGAGCAGGTGCGGGCATGTCCAGCGCACCGAAGCATCACGTCCTACCGAAAGAGCACCGGGAGTGGTTCGAGCGGCGCGGCTTCAAGGGTGACATGGACATTGACCGGTTCTGCGTGAGGCTGGAGCAGTCTCACCACGAGGCGATTCACGGCGGGGGGAATTGGAAGTTGGGGCGCATGTGGCCCGGCGAGTGGAATCGGATGATCATGAAGCTGCTTCGAGATGCCGAGGCCGAGTCGGGTCGGACGTTGACGCAAAGAGAGGTCCTGAAGGTCGTCGCGAAGAATATGAAGGACTATAAGGTCCCGATGAACTTCACCGCGTGGAGAGGTCCATGA
- a CDS encoding serine/threonine protein kinase, producing MSNPSDSRPAGSAVLFTNGDTSYEFFRDLGEGRVGERILLARTRTPKGLGDCVVLKCLPVPKATDVTEKYLRARARLEEEVRLAQYLRHPRIARVHGLHEIPQGLCVAMEHVEGLSLNTLLAVAQARGRYFSEAFILYVGAEVAAALAYAHERTDDAGFPLGIVNRDVNPARIRVGPHGEVRLTDFGVALSRLSGRLATSLPRPQGEVLYSAPEMLLGEVVDARADVFSLGLTLLEFATGRHLYDPGHVRIEEVESRMSKPERERAFSASIASVVTELPEFAEDAIWCAMAFRSDDVEQAARGLSIPLRDILHTMLRRSPAERFGTAAELEVILRAQLARLGPYAREDALGEVQRALADASEGLWDFEVPSDEGGITPPVTTERGGYEPTTEAPSPRGSARHASAGALHPDDVPTEPGAGPRRALTKQPTV from the coding sequence ATGTCCAATCCGTCTGACTCTCGGCCTGCCGGGAGCGCTGTCCTATTCACCAATGGCGACACCTCCTACGAGTTCTTCCGGGACTTGGGGGAGGGGCGCGTGGGTGAGCGAATCCTCCTCGCGCGGACCCGCACGCCCAAGGGCCTCGGTGACTGCGTGGTGCTCAAGTGCTTGCCGGTGCCGAAGGCCACGGACGTGACGGAGAAGTACCTTCGCGCCCGCGCTCGACTGGAAGAAGAGGTGCGGTTGGCGCAGTACCTTCGTCACCCGCGCATCGCCCGCGTCCATGGCCTCCATGAAATCCCGCAGGGCCTGTGCGTGGCGATGGAGCATGTGGAGGGGCTGTCCCTCAACACGTTGCTGGCCGTCGCCCAGGCACGCGGGCGCTACTTCTCCGAGGCGTTCATCCTCTACGTGGGCGCGGAAGTCGCTGCGGCGCTGGCCTATGCGCACGAGCGCACGGACGACGCGGGCTTTCCTCTTGGCATCGTCAACCGGGACGTGAATCCCGCTCGAATTCGCGTGGGGCCCCATGGTGAGGTGCGGCTGACGGATTTCGGTGTGGCCCTCTCTCGCCTCTCTGGGCGGCTGGCCACGTCCCTGCCGCGCCCTCAAGGTGAAGTCCTCTACTCGGCACCGGAGATGTTGCTGGGCGAGGTGGTGGACGCGCGAGCCGACGTGTTCTCCCTGGGGCTGACGCTGTTGGAGTTCGCCACGGGCCGTCACCTCTACGACCCGGGCCATGTCCGCATCGAAGAGGTGGAATCGCGGATGTCGAAGCCGGAGCGGGAACGGGCGTTCTCTGCCTCCATCGCGTCCGTGGTGACGGAGCTGCCCGAGTTCGCGGAAGACGCCATCTGGTGTGCCATGGCCTTCCGATCCGACGACGTCGAGCAGGCCGCGCGCGGGCTCTCCATCCCCCTTCGGGACATCCTCCACACGATGCTGCGTAGAAGCCCCGCTGAACGCTTCGGGACGGCTGCCGAGCTGGAAGTCATCCTGCGTGCCCAGTTGGCGCGGCTGGGGCCCTACGCGCGCGAGGATGCCTTGGGGGAGGTTCAGCGGGCACTCGCGGACGCCAGTGAAGGGCTCTGGGACTTCGAGGTGCCCAGCGATGAGGGTGGAATCACGCCCCCTGTCACCACGGAGCGGGGTGGCTACGAGCCTACGACGGAAGCGCCGTCACCCCGAGGGAGCGCACGGCACGCGTCGGCGGGCGCTCTCCACCCGGACGACGTGCCAACGGAGCCCGGCGCAGGCCCGCGTCGCGCGTTGACGAAGCAGCCGACCGTTTAG